In a single window of the Thiohalophilus sp. genome:
- a CDS encoding septal ring lytic transglycosylase RlpA family protein: protein MKSAFALIVTATCLLAGCAGGSGSRYAMQHDSAPDDDFNASRIPDAVPRVEPRSRYGNPDSYVVRGKRYYVKTSSQGYVERGLASWYGKKFHGHRTSSGETYDMYAMTAAHKTLPLPTYAEVTNLDNGKKIIVKINDRGPFHAQRIIDLSYAAARKLEMTGKGTAPVQVRALDPRRPAQPTRVKSEAGSSRYIAARMGRLPAETNNNAQPATAQPAGDENDTIFIQVGAFSSRDNAEQLRTRLTQHFDDFDVAAAFHDDTRLYRVRIGPLDSREQANQLVERIVRSGLGIPRIVTD from the coding sequence GTGAAAAGCGCGTTTGCACTGATTGTCACCGCAACCTGCCTCCTGGCGGGCTGCGCCGGCGGTAGCGGCTCCCGCTATGCCATGCAGCATGACAGCGCGCCGGACGATGACTTCAACGCCTCGCGGATCCCCGATGCCGTGCCGCGCGTGGAACCCCGCAGCCGTTATGGCAACCCGGACTCCTATGTTGTTCGTGGAAAACGCTATTACGTCAAAACCAGCAGCCAGGGCTATGTTGAACGCGGACTGGCCTCCTGGTACGGCAAAAAATTTCACGGCCATCGCACTTCCAGCGGTGAAACCTATGACATGTACGCCATGACCGCGGCTCACAAGACGCTGCCTTTACCCACCTACGCCGAGGTGACCAATCTCGACAACGGCAAAAAGATTATCGTCAAGATTAACGACCGTGGTCCCTTTCATGCGCAACGCATCATCGATCTCTCCTATGCCGCGGCCAGAAAGCTGGAGATGACCGGCAAGGGTACTGCGCCGGTACAGGTGCGTGCGCTGGATCCGCGTCGGCCTGCGCAACCCACTCGAGTCAAGAGTGAAGCCGGCTCGTCGCGCTATATCGCCGCCCGCATGGGCCGACTGCCGGCGGAGACGAACAACAACGCACAACCGGCTACCGCACAACCCGCCGGCGACGAGAACGATACGATTTTTATCCAGGTGGGAGCATTTTCCAGCCGCGATAACGCCGAACAGTTGCGCACCCGGCTTACTCAACACTTCGACGATTTCGACGTGGCCGCGGCATTTCACGACGACACCCGGCTCTATCGGGTGCGGATCGGACCGCTGGACAGCCGCGAACAGGCCAATCAGCTGGTCGAACGCATTGTCCGCAGCGGACTGGGCATACCCCGCATCGTCACCGACTGA
- a CDS encoding D-amino acid aminotransferase has product MSDAICYLNGDYLPLDEACVPVLDRGFIFGDGVYEVIPVYAGKPFRLAHHLQRLNDSLNGIYLVNPLSDEQWAQIIRQVISRNTGGDQSVYLQVTRGVARRDHGFPGEASPTVFVMSNPFSPVDAKLLEEGVGAITLEDIRWQYCHIKSIALLPNILLRQQALDAGAAEAILLKADKVTEGAASNVFVVLNSKLVTPPKGECLLPGITRDLVVELADKHGVTCEQREISREELLRAEEIWITSSTREILPITRLDGHPVGDGLPGPLWQKMYAIYQDYKDELRRSV; this is encoded by the coding sequence ATGTCCGACGCAATTTGTTATCTGAACGGCGATTATCTGCCCCTGGATGAAGCCTGTGTTCCGGTGCTGGATCGCGGCTTTATCTTCGGCGACGGGGTCTATGAAGTGATTCCTGTCTACGCCGGCAAGCCCTTTCGCCTGGCACATCACCTGCAGCGGCTGAACGACAGCCTCAATGGCATTTATCTCGTCAATCCGCTGAGCGATGAGCAGTGGGCACAAATAATCCGGCAGGTAATCTCACGCAACACCGGGGGGGATCAATCCGTGTATCTGCAGGTCACGCGTGGCGTTGCCAGGCGTGACCACGGGTTCCCAGGCGAGGCAAGCCCCACTGTTTTCGTAATGAGCAATCCGTTCAGCCCGGTCGATGCGAAATTGCTCGAAGAGGGCGTGGGCGCCATTACCCTGGAAGATATTCGCTGGCAGTATTGTCATATCAAAAGCATTGCTCTGCTGCCCAACATTCTGCTGCGCCAGCAGGCACTGGATGCCGGCGCCGCCGAGGCGATTCTGCTCAAAGCGGACAAGGTCACCGAAGGTGCCGCCAGTAACGTGTTTGTCGTTCTCAACAGCAAATTAGTGACACCGCCCAAGGGCGAATGTCTGCTGCCGGGTATCACCCGCGATCTGGTGGTCGAACTGGCGGACAAACACGGTGTCACCTGCGAACAACGGGAAATCAGCCGCGAGGAACTGTTGCGCGCCGAGGAGATCTGGATCACCAGCTCCACCCGCGAGATTCTGCCGATTACCCGTCTCGACGGCCATCCGGTTGGCGACGGCCTGCCCGGCCCCTTGTGGCAGAAGATGTACGCCATTTACCAGGATTACAAGGACGAGCTGCGTCGCTCTGTCTGA
- the mrdA gene encoding penicillin-binding protein 2 gives MPRTRQPAFKDNLRETALFNRRLLVAAIMVGILAATLVGRLFYLQVINQIHYSTLSENNRVNLLPIPPTRGLIYDRNGIVLAQNQPSFTLTLVPEHIPDMDATLETLKQRIQLTDQDIARFHRYRKQKRRFEGIPLRFRLTDEEVARIAVDQYRLPGVEIKAELARHYPLGKLASHAIGYVGRISENELDDLDTANYSATTHIGKVGVERYYEEQLHGEVGYQRVETNAQGRILRVLERTLPRPGKNLYLNLDARLQEVAEESFGDENGALVAIDPNNGAVLAFASMPTYDPGLFVNGIDSKTYRALTSSMARPLFNRALRGQYPPGSTLKPFFGLASLETEALRPDHEINCRGWYKLKNDDRRYRDWKAHGKTDLSEAITESCDVYFYELSFELGIDNIHKYLSRFGLGKRTGIDIHGEQPGLLPSREWKRRTRNQPWFHGETLITGIGQGFMLATPLQLANITATLSQRGQRQTPRMLYAVQDATTNEFTVQKSKPREPVERIDEAHWQTVIQAMHDVIHGPTGTARGIGYGMQYKAAGKTGTSQVFGIAQDEEYVEEDVIKQLRDHGLFISFAPLEDPRIAVAVIVENGGSGSSSAAPIARKVMDHYLLERNEPHEPD, from the coding sequence ATGCCGCGTACTCGACAACCAGCTTTCAAGGATAACCTGCGCGAAACCGCGTTGTTTAATCGACGTCTGCTGGTTGCCGCGATCATGGTGGGCATATTGGCAGCAACATTGGTCGGTCGGCTGTTCTATTTGCAGGTCATCAACCAGATCCATTACTCGACCCTGTCGGAAAACAACCGGGTCAACCTGTTGCCGATCCCCCCGACCCGCGGCCTGATTTATGATCGCAACGGGATTGTCCTGGCCCAGAACCAGCCCAGCTTTACCCTGACCCTGGTACCGGAACACATTCCGGATATGGATGCCACGCTCGAAACATTGAAACAACGCATCCAGTTGACCGATCAGGATATCGCCCGCTTTCATCGCTATCGCAAGCAAAAACGCCGCTTCGAGGGGATTCCGTTACGATTTCGTCTGACCGACGAGGAGGTCGCGCGTATCGCCGTCGATCAATATCGCCTCCCGGGGGTGGAAATCAAGGCCGAGCTGGCGCGTCATTATCCCCTGGGTAAACTGGCTTCCCATGCCATCGGCTATGTCGGGCGCATCAGTGAAAATGAACTGGATGATCTCGATACCGCCAACTACAGCGCCACCACCCATATCGGCAAGGTCGGTGTGGAACGCTATTATGAAGAGCAGCTGCACGGTGAGGTCGGTTATCAACGGGTGGAGACCAATGCCCAGGGGCGCATCCTGCGGGTACTGGAGCGGACCCTGCCCAGGCCCGGCAAGAACCTTTACCTCAACCTGGACGCCCGTCTGCAGGAGGTTGCCGAAGAGAGTTTTGGTGATGAAAACGGCGCCCTGGTTGCCATAGACCCGAACAACGGCGCGGTTCTGGCTTTTGCCAGCATGCCGACCTACGATCCCGGCCTGTTCGTCAATGGCATCGATTCAAAAACCTATCGTGCCCTCACCTCCTCCATGGCACGCCCGCTGTTCAATCGCGCCCTGCGCGGTCAATACCCCCCCGGTTCAACTCTCAAACCGTTTTTCGGACTGGCCAGCCTGGAAACCGAAGCACTGCGACCCGATCATGAAATAAATTGCCGGGGCTGGTACAAGCTGAAAAACGACGACCGGCGTTATCGTGACTGGAAAGCTCACGGCAAAACCGATCTGTCCGAGGCGATTACCGAATCCTGCGATGTCTACTTTTACGAATTGTCCTTTGAACTGGGAATCGACAACATACACAAGTATCTGTCACGTTTCGGCCTGGGCAAACGGACCGGGATCGATATTCATGGCGAGCAGCCCGGGCTGCTGCCGTCACGGGAATGGAAGCGCCGCACGCGCAACCAGCCCTGGTTCCACGGCGAGACCCTGATCACCGGCATCGGTCAGGGCTTTATGTTGGCCACTCCCTTACAGCTGGCCAATATTACCGCCACCCTGAGTCAACGGGGCCAGCGCCAGACGCCGCGCATGCTGTATGCTGTTCAGGATGCCACCACCAACGAGTTTACTGTTCAAAAAAGCAAGCCGCGCGAGCCAGTCGAAAGGATTGACGAGGCGCACTGGCAAACCGTCATCCAGGCCATGCATGATGTAATACACGGCCCCACCGGTACCGCCCGGGGTATCGGATACGGGATGCAATATAAAGCCGCCGGCAAAACCGGCACCTCCCAGGTATTCGGTATTGCCCAGGACGAAGAGTATGTCGAGGAAGACGTCATCAAACAGCTACGCGATCACGGTCTGTTTATCAGCTTTGCACCGCTGGAGGATCCCCGTATTGCCGTCGCAGTCATTGTCGAAAACGGCGGCAGCGGCAGTTCCTCCGCCGCGCCTATCGCACGCAAGGTGATGGACCACTATCTTCTTGAGCGGAATGAGCCTCATGAGCCCGACTGA
- the mltB gene encoding lytic murein transglycosylase B → MKRFPPLRFTLYLAGLCLGFASPSQASDFSGNEQLQSFIQEMSQEHEFDANRLQTLFDDVRLHQSILDAISRPAESKPWHEYRPIFVTRDRTQGGVRFWRQNRAALQRAEEKFGVPPQIITAIIGVETRYGQHAGRYPVLDALATLAFAYPPRSSFFRKELKEYLLMTREEDLDPLEQKGSYAGAMGMPQFISSSFRNYAIDFDGDGKRDLWDNPDDVIGSVAHYFHKHRWRAGEPVTHKVKVHGTKYPGLISDNLRPRFTQQELLDNGVILPRDIPRDIKGTLIELETEEGPEYWVAWHNFYVISRYNHSALYSMAVYQLSELIAAARD, encoded by the coding sequence ATGAAAAGGTTTCCCCCTCTCCGTTTTACCCTGTATCTGGCTGGCCTGTGTCTCGGCTTCGCCTCCCCTTCCCAGGCCAGTGACTTTTCCGGTAATGAGCAGTTACAGAGCTTTATTCAGGAGATGAGTCAGGAGCATGAATTTGACGCGAACCGGTTGCAGACACTGTTCGACGATGTCCGCCTGCATCAGAGCATTCTCGATGCCATTTCCCGTCCGGCGGAAAGCAAGCCCTGGCATGAGTACCGCCCCATTTTTGTCACCCGTGATCGGACCCAGGGCGGCGTGCGCTTCTGGCGCCAGAACCGCGCCGCCTTGCAACGTGCGGAAGAAAAATTCGGTGTCCCGCCGCAGATCATCACCGCCATCATCGGGGTTGAAACCCGCTATGGCCAACACGCCGGACGCTATCCCGTGCTTGACGCTCTGGCCACCCTGGCCTTTGCCTATCCACCGCGCAGCAGTTTTTTCCGCAAGGAGCTGAAAGAGTATCTACTCATGACGCGTGAGGAAGATTTGGACCCGCTGGAACAAAAAGGGTCCTACGCCGGGGCGATGGGGATGCCGCAATTTATCTCCAGCAGTTTTCGCAATTACGCCATCGATTTCGATGGTGATGGCAAGCGCGACCTGTGGGATAACCCGGATGATGTCATCGGCAGTGTCGCCCATTATTTTCATAAACACCGCTGGCGAGCGGGAGAACCCGTTACGCACAAGGTCAAGGTACACGGTACGAAATACCCCGGGCTGATCAGCGACAACCTGCGCCCGCGTTTCACCCAGCAGGAATTACTGGATAACGGCGTGATTCTGCCACGCGACATCCCCCGGGATATCAAAGGCACGCTCATCGAGCTGGAAACGGAAGAGGGTCCGGAATACTGGGTCGCCTGGCACAACTTTTATGTCATCAGCCGCTATAATCACAGTGCTCTTTATTCAATGGCGGTGTATCAATTGAGTGAACTGATCGCCGCTGCCAGGGACTAA
- the mreD gene encoding rod shape-determining protein MreD produces MRSAAQGGGGVILLSFIVALALTIVPLPDMLELIRPEWMIMVLVYWVMALPQRVGVGIAWILGLLLDVMRDALLGQYAITLALIAFIVIHLHQRLRVFPIWQQALAVSLLVILQYILVFWIKGLTGELPSFWKMLLPAVSTLIFWTPVYLVLRQIRRRYQLS; encoded by the coding sequence ATGAGAAGCGCAGCGCAAGGGGGCGGCGGCGTGATCCTGCTCAGTTTTATCGTGGCACTGGCACTGACCATTGTTCCCTTGCCCGACATGCTGGAACTGATCCGTCCCGAATGGATGATTATGGTCCTGGTGTATTGGGTCATGGCGCTGCCCCAGCGGGTCGGCGTCGGGATCGCCTGGATACTGGGGCTGTTACTGGATGTGATGCGCGATGCGCTGCTCGGCCAGTATGCCATCACCCTGGCACTGATCGCGTTTATCGTGATTCATTTGCATCAACGCCTGCGGGTTTTTCCGATCTGGCAGCAGGCGCTGGCCGTGTCGCTGCTGGTCATTTTGCAATATATCCTGGTTTTCTGGATCAAGGGCCTGACCGGTGAGCTGCCCTCATTCTGGAAAATGCTGTTACCGGCTGTCAGCACACTGATTTTCTGGACCCCGGTTTATCTGGTATTACGACAAATTCGACGCCGTTATCAGCTCAGCTGA
- a CDS encoding D-alanyl-D-alanine carboxypeptidase family protein, producing the protein MRSVSRLVTLFVALFSPNLLAAPDLVPTPPQLSATASLLMDHHSGRVLVEHNANARVEPASITKIMTSYVAFHALRNGSIQLDDEVRISENARYKHTDGSRMFVEYNSLVSVEDLLRGVIIQSGNDASIALAEHIAGSEESFANLMNRHARSLGMQDTHFTNSTGWPDENHYTTAADLAKLARAIINDFPEKYAMFAERRFTHNDIQQSNRNRLLWLDDRVDGIKTGYTESADYCLVSSAQNDGMRLVAVVMGAPRSEQRDEDSRKLLNYGFRFYETFALHDANEPLTQMRIWKGEQEMVPLGLQAPLHITIPRGQRRNVKAHMKVDSMIMAPAQKGQEYGTVNVTLGEEQLLSKPLVALRDVEEGSLWRKLIDNIKLLFK; encoded by the coding sequence ATGCGCTCCGTGTCTCGACTCGTCACCCTGTTTGTCGCCCTGTTCAGTCCCAATCTGCTCGCGGCGCCGGATCTGGTCCCCACGCCGCCACAACTTTCTGCAACAGCCTCACTGCTGATGGATCATCACAGTGGCCGGGTGCTGGTTGAACACAATGCTAACGCCCGCGTTGAGCCGGCCAGCATTACCAAGATCATGACCAGCTATGTGGCGTTTCACGCCCTGCGCAATGGCAGTATTCAACTGGATGACGAAGTACGGATCAGCGAGAACGCCCGTTACAAGCACACTGACGGCTCGCGTATGTTCGTCGAATACAACTCGTTGGTCAGTGTGGAGGATCTGCTAAGAGGCGTGATTATCCAGTCGGGTAATGATGCCAGTATCGCCCTGGCCGAGCACATTGCCGGCAGTGAGGAGAGTTTTGCCAATCTGATGAACCGCCATGCCCGATCGTTGGGCATGCAAGACACTCACTTCACCAACAGTACCGGCTGGCCCGATGAGAATCACTATACCACAGCCGCCGATCTGGCCAAACTCGCCCGCGCGATAATCAATGACTTCCCGGAAAAATATGCCATGTTCGCGGAACGGCGTTTTACTCACAATGATATCCAGCAATCAAACCGTAACCGCCTGTTATGGCTGGATGACCGGGTCGATGGTATCAAAACCGGGTATACCGAGTCGGCGGACTATTGTCTGGTCTCCTCCGCACAAAACGATGGCATGCGCCTGGTCGCCGTCGTTATGGGGGCACCGAGATCCGAGCAACGCGATGAAGACAGTCGCAAATTATTGAATTACGGTTTCCGCTTCTACGAAACCTTCGCCTTGCATGACGCCAACGAACCGTTGACACAAATGCGTATCTGGAAAGGGGAGCAGGAGATGGTGCCGCTGGGTCTGCAAGCACCTTTGCATATTACCATCCCCCGGGGACAGCGCCGCAATGTTAAAGCCCACATGAAAGTCGACTCGATGATCATGGCCCCGGCTCAAAAGGGCCAGGAATACGGTACGGTGAATGTCACCCTCGGGGAAGAGCAGCTGCTCAGCAAACCCCTGGTGGCACTGCGCGATGTCGAGGAAGGTAGTCTGTGGCGCAAGTTGATCGACAATATCAAACTGTTGTTCAAGTGA
- the rodA gene encoding rod shape-determining protein RodA, producing the protein MSPTDQHQFANENRTSAGRQILQRLHLDLPLLLALLILAVIGGFVLYSASDRDTELLVRHALRFLIGFVIMVSLAQLQPETIRFWSPWLFSIGLILLFAVLLFGQSGGGAQRWLNFGLFRFQPSEIMKIAVPMMIAWYLCTAAIPPTPGRLLISVLLLVVPTLLIARQPDLGTALLIACAGFFVLFLAGLRWRLMIGALIALIASTPLIWNYLLHDYQRQRVLTFLNPEIEPLGSGYHIIQSTIAIGSGGIYGKGWLNGTQAHLDFLPERSTDFIFAVFSEEFGLLGVLVLLLLYGILITRGIIIAARAQDTYNRLLAGSLILTFFIYVLINIGMVSGLLPVVGVPLPLISYGGTSIVTLLAGFGILMSIQTHRRLIST; encoded by the coding sequence ATGAGCCCGACTGATCAGCACCAGTTTGCCAACGAAAACCGGACCAGCGCCGGCCGCCAGATACTGCAACGCCTGCATCTGGATCTGCCCTTGTTGCTCGCACTGCTGATACTCGCCGTTATCGGCGGCTTTGTTCTTTACAGCGCCTCGGACCGGGATACCGAGCTGCTTGTTCGCCATGCCCTGCGGTTCCTGATCGGTTTCGTAATCATGGTAAGCCTGGCGCAACTGCAACCCGAAACCATCCGTTTCTGGTCACCGTGGCTGTTCAGTATTGGACTGATATTGCTATTCGCGGTCCTGCTCTTCGGCCAATCCGGCGGTGGTGCGCAACGCTGGCTGAACTTCGGCCTGTTCCGTTTTCAACCGTCGGAGATCATGAAAATCGCCGTACCGATGATGATCGCCTGGTATCTGTGCACTGCCGCCATTCCACCGACCCCGGGACGGCTTTTAATCAGTGTCCTGCTGCTGGTGGTTCCCACGCTGCTGATTGCCCGACAGCCTGATCTGGGAACCGCGCTGTTGATCGCCTGTGCCGGCTTTTTTGTCCTGTTTCTCGCCGGGTTACGCTGGCGACTGATGATCGGAGCCCTTATCGCCCTGATTGCCAGTACTCCGCTAATCTGGAACTATCTGCTGCATGACTATCAGCGACAGCGGGTATTGACCTTTCTGAATCCGGAAATCGAGCCGCTGGGTTCCGGCTATCATATCATTCAGTCGACCATTGCCATCGGTTCAGGCGGTATTTACGGCAAGGGCTGGCTGAACGGCACCCAGGCGCATCTGGATTTTCTGCCCGAGCGCTCCACCGATTTTATCTTTGCCGTATTCAGTGAGGAGTTTGGCCTGCTGGGTGTGCTGGTATTGTTGCTGCTCTACGGGATACTCATCACCCGCGGCATCATCATCGCGGCTCGCGCCCAGGACACTTACAACCGACTTCTGGCCGGCAGCCTGATCCTGACATTCTTTATTTATGTGCTTATCAACATCGGCATGGTCTCCGGCCTGTTGCCGGTGGTGGGCGTTCCCCTGCCCCTGATCAGCTACGGGGGCACATCAATAGTGACCTTGCTGGCCGGTTTCGGTATTCTTATGTCAATCCAGACGCATCGGCGGCTTATATCAACCTGA